ACGTCCAAcgacgacgacggccgtttcgcacctgtctggtgcttcagctggtctgggttGATCTGACATCACGTCCGTTATAACCACGTTAAACATGTGGTTGATGTCAGAAGtgattaaaacaagtttaaaatcaaACTATAGTATTACTACTGAATGGAGTGTCAGTAAACATTTACAACATATAAGGACATATAATAACATTTCATATACAAAAATGGAATATTATCCTAGGAACACACTCAATTCATTTTTGtcatttagtcctaatggacctaaagcattaaacttcataatatattctgcctctTTTCTGAGCAAAATTTTGTGCGTGTCCCCTCCTCTGGCCGGGGTTTTAACCAAATCAATACCTgcaaatgacaatacattggggtcagcattgtgggcttcttttatatgaTTAATTAATCTTGTTGCACCTACTCCACTAGAAATGGAGTTTTTGTGCTCCCTAAACCTCACAAATAATTGCCGTATGGTTTTGCCGATATAAAAATATTGGCATGGACAGAATATTACGTATACTACCATTTTGGTCCTGCAGGTAATCAGATTTTTAACCAAATGTGAATGACCACCTATTTCAAATGCTCTGCCCGTTATATGAAactggcaaaatgagcaattgccgCATCTGAAATTACCTGCAGGGCCAGCGTGGTGTAACCAGGTCATGGGCGGCATATAGCGCTTCTTAATCAAAATGTCCCCAATATTCCTGCACCTCCTGTGTGTCACTAGAGGTTTATTTATGGCCATATCTCTAAGCTCATTAATCCCTTCGATTATATGCCAGTTTTTATTTATAACCGATTTTATCATACGGTCCATGggaccaaatttaaaattaaatacAAAGCGATTTAATTGTTTTTTAGGGTGGGATTCATTATAGTTTCTAACATGGGATCTTTTTTCAAGTTGTATTTTTTCCTCTGCTTGTTTCTGCATAGAATTAATCAGATTTAAAGGATAGCCTCTTTCTATAAAGCGCTGTTTAAGATCTATTGTCTGAATCTGTAATGCGTCAGGGTTATTGGTAATCCTGTTCAGTCTTAAAAACTGACTGAAAGGAACCGATTTCAGTACATGTTCAGGATGGGCACTCTTGTAATGCAATAATGTGTTTACCGTAGTTCCTATAGAGCTCCCTTGAAATTAACCCTTCATGGGCTATTAATTTAACATCAAGGAATTCTATACTTTTGTCAccaaaaaaatatgtaaaacaacATATTGCAATTATTCTCTGAATTCAAATATGTCACAAAGGAATTAAACTGTTCCCTATCCCCATCCCAAATAATAAGGACATCGTCCACAAATCGCatgtatttttttatgtgtttgataTAAGGATTGTTAGGACTATAAATTAAGCGATCTTCAaggtgtgtgtgtcgccctgggcaagccaggggacacaggtcacacaccaccacaccctacatcccaggtaagaacatctaagctaaccaaaaatccttgttgccttcctccagagactgatgattcacaccagggggtgggccaggcggttggctccgcccaccgaggagattacagctctggaggcgggagaaaccaggcagtccagtgagggacatgaaagagcaAACagcgagattagcccaggcagggcaagagtgaagtcagctcagggacgagcttgagcaaacaactaagtgaaagtgaaggaaagaaaagtagtaaaggaggaaagcaagagtggtgacagaacagaaggagtgtgcaaagcctgaagagtccagctaagtgcagggcaggtcagcaaggtcagcaacggcggtgactgtctgaagggggaccgtttggaagttcctggaaggaccccgttggctgtgtgcccggtggtctggagaagtgttccgaaggacagtcagcaccagggcaggggcctctcggaccccggcaaggcttggagtcgccgtaatttgccgaatccgtcagtgaaggggacgtagatcccccaacaaccaagtcccgattgaaggcaacagtccagccagtgtaagagagacaccgccaccgccaaggcaccagtttcttagggccagcgcctgcgggcaaagagtagagctcctccggtccagcttgaagccggggagcgggttaccggtggggacccatcgcaaccaacaagtacaccaaggtgctaggaaaagggacatcaccgtcatctaccgggagagcaagtgcagccgtccgtaggaccgtcttaccagccgtctggtttaccgtaaaaactgtgtcaatgtctcaggctgagtgagtaccacagtgccgcaaggcacagcgcttcccccgcgtccctgcgcccaccaggccctgcacctcccaagccgtcaccgggccccgggatcaccaacccctacccacggagggcaacacaacacctggctgctccgcatcaccatccccgggatccccgtattgagcagcggtggtgaaatcaccacaaccgtgggtggcgtcacggactataaacaatccccacacccaacaaacccctttcactcacgagcgaggagtgccgctcgagaaacccccgggatccggcctacagctcgatccACCATTGAGCAGCggccgctggacccgagcagaaggggtgagcgtagtgtgctgacaccctcctccccgcccgcgacaacttggcgtcacgaacaggatcttaccgctctgccatctggtagaggtgcgccttgttaccgccggaggtatccggcagaaaaatttcagaagccgccatctttggcgcgaaaagttcccgctcgagcgtcttctcgagcagtagaggcgcgaaggctaaaaccccgccccgagagaggaggggccggaaagagctaagggggacgcgatggcggctagacgcatgtagctgcagctataaaagcagggacgccaggactctgcagacataccgttcctggaaagaaaaagaagccatcatgtggatgccgtcccgcgacaccgtagcccccgcgcctggaaccgcggcgtgggtggaaatccgaaccgcgcagctctaccaaaggctgcaggtcaggatgcagctcctcatggaggagtgggaggtcgacatggcggacgttatagccaccgtgcggagacgcgaggaggaagcggagaaagggagggtgagtgacccacgtcccgatgcccttgaagggccggtcatcgcggctgtggggcccggtccaagccctctccccccgttgcctccctcgccacccgtcccggaggccgtgaccccgccactaggcctgctaccaccgcaaccggtagcagtacccagcgtccccgcccaagcgggccgacctgtagccggagcccgcggcacaccggaggtgttaccgtggaagacgccgaaagtggaaccggaggcatcccctgaaaaaccccccgagccggagccgatgacccgctccgagctgaaggcccagcagcggaaagcccctatgcccatcccccacacctcggctgaggtagcgccgggttgttgttgcaaggcagcgcccaaggccaagacaccgcgggacatgccgcccatattcctgacagtgggcaacgtccaggatgtcccgcggggcccgacccgtgcgccggtgctggcggcagcgccgtattgggatagggagccggtaccgctgggcctggagataaccggagtagggcagcgcatgcccgcagcaccgtccccgttgggaccaacagcttgtttgtttgttgaaaagttgaaagaatgataagtgaaattaccgaagaagttacctgatttgcttgtaattgaaccggccggagccggcaccgttgtccctgtggggaccgtttaaaaagttattttgcatgggaactatccatggacaagcccgtgaacttgcagggcacccacaaacgttaagtggcttgtaaatatgttgtttgcagttaccgttttccgcaatgccgcctccggagaggcaggttggagggagggccctcagcagagcaggctggggcccagccaccaaaggaaccggtggccaccctctggagggaaggacagatcccgctcgggtaccgtgtgctggactgtgggtcaaggggtgctgcctgggttttaggggcagcatcagggccaggttgcttgggtgggagagagcggaaaccgtaaccgtaaaccgtttgcaacgttaaagaaatgtgcctcccgttttgggaagagttattaaaaatgtaaatatgttatattattatgttatcttttacagaaaaataaatccggtgttggacggcagcccgcggacggtctgcattttgctaagggggaatgtgtcgccctgggcaagccaggggacacaggtcacacaccaccacaccctacatcccaggtaggaacatctaagctaaccaaaaatccttgttgccttcctccagagactgatgattcacaccagggggtgggccaggcggttggctccgcccaccgaggagatcacagctctggaggcgggagaaaccaggcagtccagtgagggacatgaaagagcaAACagcgagattagcccaggcagggcaagagtgaagtcagctcagggacCAGCTTGAGCAAACaaataagtgaaagtgaaggaaagaaaagtagtaaaggaggaaagcaagagtggtgacagaacagaaggagtgtgcaaagcctgaagagtccagctaagtgcagggcaggtcagcaaggtcagcaatggcggtgactgtctgaagggggaccgtttggaagttcctggaaggaccccgtaggctgtgtgcccggtggtctggagcagtgttccgaaggacagtcagcaccagggcaggggcctctcggaccccggcaaggcttggagtcgccgtaatttgccgaatccgtcagtgaaggggacgtagatcccccaacaaccaagtcccgattgaaggcaacagcccagccagtgtaagagagacaccgccaccgccaaggcaccagtttcttagggccagcgcctgcgggcaaagagtagagctcctccggcccagcttgaagccggggagcgggttaccggtggggacccatcgcaaccaacaagtacaccaaggtgctaggaaaagggacatcaccgtcacctactgggagagcaagtgcagccgtccgtgggaccgtcttaccagccgtttggtttaccgtaaaaactgtgtcaacgtctcaggctgagtgagtaccacagtgccgcaaggcacagcgctgcccccgcgtccctgcgcccaccaggccctgcacctcccaagccatcaccgggccccgggatcaccaacccctacccacggaggggcaacacaacacctggctgctccgcatcaccatccccgggattcccgtattgagcagcggtggtgaaatcaccacaaccgtgggtgccgtcacggactataaacaatccccacacccaacaaacccctttcactcacgggcgaggagtgccgctcgagaaacccccgagatccggcctacagctcgagccaccactgagcagcggccgccggacccgagcagaaggggtgagcgtagtgtgccgacaccctcctccccgcccgcgacatgtgcaagAAACAAATTCGCAAAGGTACATGCTACCGGGGTCCCCATTGCTACCCCACTATTTTGTTGATACCAAGTGTGCCCAAATTTAAAGGTATTATGTTTTAAGACCAATATTAAAGCCTCTTCAATAAAATTTATTAAATGGGCATCTTCACCAAGCTCTCTCAGCATATCTGTAATGCTGTCTATTCCAAGTTTCTGTTTCCAAGCTCTATTGTTTGTTATAAGGCCAATTGATGTCTGTCTATTCAAAAAGCTGGgaagtttttcttttatttttcccgtAGGGTTACCCTTTAATTTCTGATATACTGTGCAGTTATCTAAGTGTTTTTTTGATTCTGCCAAGTAATAATCGGTGGTCATAAGCACTGTGGCACCACCTTTGTCCGCCTTCCGTATCGTGACATTTTTAAAGGATTTAATTTTCTCTAGCGCTGTTCTTTCTGAACTAAACAGGTTATTCTTTAAAGTGGGATATTTTAAAGCTCTTATGTCTCTTAATACAACCTCCTGGAATAAATCAATATTATTTCCAGGAGATATAGGTGGAACAAATTTATTTGTGAGGTTTAGGGAGCACAAAAACTCCATTTCTAGTGGAGTAGGTGCAACAAGATTAATTAAtcatataaaagaagcccacaatgccgaccccaatgtattgtcatttgcAGGTATTGATTTGGTTAAAACCCCGGCCAGAGGAGGGGACACGCACAAAATTTTGCTCAGAAAagaggcagaatatattatgaagtttaatgctttaggtccattaggactaaatgaCAAAAATGAATTGAGTGTGTTCCTAGGATAATATTCCATTTTTGTATATGAAATGTTATTATATGTCCTTATATGTTGTAAATGTTTACTGACACTCCATTCAGTAGTAATACTATAGTttgattttaaacttgttttaatcaCTTCTGACATCAACCACATGTTTAACGTGGTTATAACGGACGTGATGTCAGATCaacccagaccagctgaagcaccagacaggtgcgaaacggccgtcgtcgtcgTTGGACGTGTATAGCGTCCGCTCCCTCCCCTCCACCCCATGCacatgtaacctgcacgaataaaataagaaacctgcacaagcaaagctggtgagtgcctgatgtttttttcttAACCGCTTGGATGTCCTTTAATGTTACTGTGGCCTCTTGGGCCAAATTTTCATGAATTTTGAGAGCCCTTTCTTGATGATGTCTTCACAGTGTCCATGGTAGATCTAATGCCTGGTAAATGTTTTCCCCCTTCTCCTGACTAATAACTTTCCACAACGAGATCCCTTTGCTGcgttgtcagctgtttatggaccaCAGATTGTGTTGTAAAACACGGCAAAAAATAAGTCTGGAAAATCCTCCTAGACTATCTATAAATTACGGCGGCCAAGCACTGACTACTGTGTAACATGATGGTAAATGTCATTGGCTAATTCTAAGCACAACCCCATtcccaattataagagggtgttaATACTTATGCAACCACATAGCTTTAATTCTTTATTTTCATTTTCCACCTTAAAATGACTTCAGTTTGTTTCTCAGTGGATTTGCACAGACTATGGGAGACGTTAATTCTTCTTGATAGGATATTTTTACCTGggattttaacaggggtgtgtagacttttgatattctctgtatacagtgctgtaacaTATGCAAGCCCCCTGAATTTATCACATTCACTCGTTTCTGAACTTTAATAAGGTTGGAAAGAGAAAACAGATAAATCACTTATGAGCAAATTGCCACTTTACTCTCTGAATAAATGTAAAAGTAAGTGCGCCCGCCCCGTACTGGGATGTCTCCGTCCACCTGACCAAATGTTGACCACAAAGCTCCACGTATGAGCCCTTGGACCACAGAAGTTGTTGATTGGCTCGTGGACCTTCTAATGGTTGACAGCAGAAACGTACGTCCTGGAGAGCGGCATTCTCCTTCCTTGTCCCATGTTCATATTGTGGCCCCTTATGCCCACGTGGCCCCTCATGCCCACGTGGCCCCTCATGCCCTCTCCCTTCCCCCGCACCGTCTCAATAATAACCTTTGTCTTTTGCAGATTCCAAATGTTCACAAAAGCAACCAATTAATTCCAGGGAAACAATCCCCGGAGAACAATGCTCGAGAGAGGAACCGCGTCCGGACCCTACGACAAGCCTTCTTGTCCCTACAAGCTGCGCTGCCCTCGGTTCCCCCTGGCACTAAATTATCCAAGTTGGACGTCCTTGTATTGGCCACCAGTTACATCGCCCACCTCACCCACACCCTGCACCAGGAGAGACGCCCGCCTGTGGGCCCCCAGACTGCGCGGGGCCCGGGGTACCTGCACCCTGTGAAGGTAACAGGAGGAGAGACCTAGGGTGCTGTGGCACAATGCCGGGGACACTCAGCTCCTGTGCAACATAGTCACCGGGGGACTACAAATCCCAGAATAGAGCAGCGCAGTCACCGGGGGACTACAAAtcccagaatagagcagcacagTCACCGGGGGACTACAGATCCCAGAATAGAGCAGCGCAGTCACCGGGGGACTACAGAtcccagaatagagcagcacagtcaccgggggactacagatcccagaatagagcagcacagTCACCGGGGGACTACAGATCCCAGAATAGAGCAGCGCAGTCACCGGGGGACTACAGAtcccagaatagagcagcacagTCACCGGGGAACTACAGATCCCAGAATAGAGCAGCGCAGTCACCAGGGGACTACAGAtcccagaatagagcagcacagtcaccggggaactacagatcccagaatagagcagcacagtcaccgggggactacagatcccagaatagagcagcacagtcaccgggggactacagatcccagaatagagcagcacagtcaccgggggactacagatcccagaatagagcagcacagtcaccgggggactacagatcccagaatagagcagcacagtcaccgggggactacagatcccagaatagagcagcacagtcaccgggggactacagatcccagaatagagcagcacagtcaccgggggactactgatcccagaatagagcagcacagTCACCGGGGGAACTACTGAtcccagaatagagcagcacagTCACCGGGGAACTACTGATCCCAGAATAGAGCAGCGCAGTCACCGGGGAACTACAGAtcccagaatagagcagcacagTCACCAGGGGACTACAGAtcccagaatagagcagcacagtcaccgggggactacagatcccagaatagagcagcacagtcaccgggggactacagatcccagaatagagcagcacagtcaccgggggaactacagatcccagaatagagcagcacagtcaccgggggactacagatcccagaatagagcagcacagTCACCGGGGAACTACTGAtcccagaatagagcagcacagTCACCGGGGAACTACAGATCCCAGACTAGAGCAGCACAGTCACCGGGGAACTACTGATCCCAGAATAGAGCACACAGTCTCCGGGGGACTACAGATCCCAGAATAGAGCAGCGCAGTCACCGGGGGAACTACTGAtcccagaatagagcagcacagtcaccgggggactactgatcccagaatagagcagcacagTCACCGGGGGACTACAGATCCCAGAATAGAGCAGCGCAGTCACCGGGGGACTACTGAtcccagaatagagcagcacagtcaccgggggactacagatcccagaatagagcagcacagTCACCGGGGGAACTACAGATCCCAGAATAGAGCAGCGCAGTCACCGGGGGACTACAGAtcccagaatagagcagcacagtcaccgggggactacagatcccagaatagagcacacagtcaccgggggactacagatcccagaatagagcagcacagtcaccgggggaactacagatcccagaatagagcagcacagtcaccgggggactacagatcccagaatagagcagcacagtcaccgggggactacagatcccagaatagagcagcacagtcaccgggggactacagatcccagaatagagcagcacagTCACCGGGGAACTACTGAtcccagaatagagcagcacagTCTCCGGGGGACTACAGATCCCAGAATAGAGCAGCGCAGTCACCGGGGGAACTACTGAtcccagaatagagcagcacagTCACCGGGGGACTACAGATCCCAGAATAGAGCACACAGTCACCGGGGGACTACAGATCCCAGAATAGAGCAGCGCAGTCACCGGGGGACTACTGAtcccagaatagagcagcacagtcaccgggggactacagatcccagaatagagcagcacagtcaccgggggaactacagatcccagaatagagcagcacagtcaccgggggactacagatcccagaatagagcagcacagTCACCGGTGAACTACAGATCCCAGAATAGAGCCGCACAGTCACCGGGGAACTACAGAtcccagaatagagcagcacagtcaccgggggactacagatcccagaatagagcagcacagtcaccgggggactacagatcccagaatagagcagcacagTCACCGGGGGACTACAGATCCCAGAATAGAGCCGCACAGTCACCGGGGAACTACAGAtcccagaatagagcagcacagtcaccggggaactacagatcccagaatagagcagcacagTCACCGGGGAACTACTGATCCCAGAATAGAGCAGCGCAGTCACCGGGGGAACTACAGAtcccagaatagagcagcacagtcaccgggggactacagatcccagaatagagcagcacagTCACCGGGGGACTACTGATCCCAGAATAGAGCACACAGTCACCGGGGGACTACAGAtcccagaatagagcagcacagtcaccgggggactacagatcccagaatagagcagcacagtcaccgggggaactacagatcccagaatagagcagcacagTCACCGGGGGACTACAGATCTCAGAATAGAGCAGCACAGTCACCGGGGGACTACTGAtcccagaatagagcagcacagtcaccgggggaactacagatcccagaatagagcagcacagtcaccgggggactacaaatcccagaatagagcagcacagtcaccgggggaactacagatcccagaatagagcagcacagTCACCGGGGGACTACAGATCTCAGAATAGAGCAGCACAGTCACCGGGGGACTACTGAtcccagaatagagcagcacagTCACCGGGGAACTACTGAtcccagaatagagcagcacagtcaccggggaactacagatcccagaatagagcagcacagTCACCGGGGGACTACAAATCCCAGAATAGAAAAGCACAGTCACCGGGGAACTACAGAtcccagaatagagcagcacagtcaccgggggaactacagatcccagaatagagcagcacagTCACCGGGGGACTACAGATCCCAGAATAGAGCAGCGCAGTCACCGGGGGACTACAGATCCCAGAATAGAGCAGCGCAGTCACCGGGGGACTACAGATCCCAGAATAGAGCACACAGTCACCGGGGGACTACAGATCCCAGAATAGAGCAGTGCGCACATTCCCATACTGAAAACCCAGCTACAATGTGCTCATGACGCAGTGTACTTTACAGATCATTGCGGCTGGGATTACACACAGGGGTATAAGGGGCTGGGGCAATTATACATTTTCGAATATTTTGGAATTTCCATTCTACTGATCTGAGGTCCCATAGACGTCATAGTCTTCTGCATCATAACAACAAAAAAAGGTCTCATTAACCTGCCGTCTGAGGACAATCATATTCACAGACATcacagtcatctcattatcattagaggatagggtcagcagagtcatctcatcattagaggatagggtcagcagagtcatctcatcattagaggatagggtcagcagtcatctcattatcattagaggataggGTCAGCAGTCTTCTCATTATTATTAGAGGATAGGGTCAGCAGTCTTCTCATTATTATTAGAGgatagggtcagcagagtcatctcattatcaataGAGGATAGAGTCAGCAGTCATTATTAGAAGACAGGGTCAGCAGTCATCTAATCATTAGAGGATAGGGTCAGCAGAGTCAACTCATTATCCTCATTATAATTAGAGgatagggtcagcagagtcatctcattatcatttgaGGATAGGGTCATCAGTCATCTGATCATTAGAGgatagggtcagcagagtcatctcattatcattagagggcaaagTAAGCAGTCACCTCACTCATTTCTTTATCATTAAAGGACAGGGTCAGAACAGTCATATCATTAAAGAACATGACTAGTAGAGTCATCGTCATTGGAacatggggtcagcagagtcatctcatcattagaGGATGGAgtcagcagtcatctcattattaaAAGACAGGGTGTTAGAGTCACCTCATTGTCATTAGAGGTGGAGGTCAGCAGAGTCATTTCATTATTAGAATATTAGAAGACATGGTCAGCAGAGTCAACTTAGAGGACAGTGTCAGCTGAATCATCTCATTGTCATTAGAGGGttgggggtcagcagagtcatctcattatcatcattaGAGGATGAGGTCATCAtactcatctcattatcattagaggatatggtcagcagagtcatctcattatcattagaggatagggtcagcaaagtcacctcattatcattagaggatagggtcagcagagtcatctcattatcattagaggatagggtcagctgagtcatctcattatcattagaggatagggtcagcagagtaatctcattatcattagaggatagggtcagctgagtcatctcattatcattagaggatagggtcagctgagtcatctcattatcattagaggatagggtcagcaaagtaatctcattatcattagaggatagggtcagctgagtcatctcattatcattagaggatagggtcagctgagtcatctcattatcattagagggcagggtcagcagagacatctcattatcattagaggatagggtcagcaaagtcacctcattatcattagaggatagggtcagcagagtaatctcattatcattagaggatagggtcagctgagtcatctcattatcattagaggatagggtcagctgagtcatctcattatcattagaggatagggtcagcagagtaatctcattatcattagatgaTAGGGTCAgctgagtcatctcattatcattagaggttaGGGTCAgctgagtcatctcattatcattagagggcagggtcagcagagacatctcattatcattagaggatagggtcagcagagacatctcattatcattagaggatagggtcagcagagtcatctcattatcattagaggatagggtcagcagagtcatctcattatcattagaggatagggtcagctgagtcatctcattatcattagaggatagggtcagctgagtcatctcattatcattagaggatatggtcagcagagtcatctcattatcattagagggcagggtcagcagagacatctcattatcattagaggatagggtcagcagagtcatctcattatcattagagggcagggtcagcagagacatctcattatcattagaggatagggtcagcagagtcatctcattatcattagaggatagggtcagcagagtcatctcattatcattagaggatatggtcagcagagtcatctcattatcattagaggatagggtcagctgagtcatctcattatcattagaggatagggtcagctgagtcatctcattatcattag
The sequence above is drawn from the Anomaloglossus baeobatrachus isolate aAnoBae1 unplaced genomic scaffold, aAnoBae1.hap1 Scaffold_370, whole genome shotgun sequence genome and encodes:
- the LOC142274112 gene encoding transcription factor 23-like translates to MERTEPREMALTGWQVHVPGPVTTAEGRAKEEALQGGGEQLPVTWGGPSRRGTKAIPNVHKSNQLIPGKQSPENNARERNRVRTLRQAFLSLQAALPSVPPGTKLSKLDVLVLATSYIAHLTHTLHQERRPPVGPQTARGPGYLHPVKKWPMRSRLYAEALEYEVSGGSAATEN